The proteins below are encoded in one region of Flavobacterium nackdongense:
- a CDS encoding nucleotide exchange factor GrpE, translating to MKFTNFFKNNTRMTTENKLNDEIVDPTPIENNTDALDAAIEERVEEISREEQLSQDLASEKDKFIRLFAEFENYKRRTAKERIELFKTANQDVLLSLLPVLDDFDRALSEIKKTDDNILIQGVELIQEKLKNTLVSKGLEQVDINAGDTFDVDFAEAITQIPAPSPEMKGKIVDVIEKGYKLGDKIIRFPKVVIGN from the coding sequence ATGAAGTTTACCAATTTTTTTAAAAACAATACAAGAATGACGACTGAAAACAAGCTAAACGACGAAATTGTTGATCCAACACCCATCGAAAATAATACTGACGCTTTGGATGCCGCAATTGAAGAAAGAGTAGAAGAAATATCTAGAGAAGAACAATTATCGCAAGATTTAGCCTCAGAAAAGGACAAGTTCATACGGTTATTTGCGGAATTTGAAAATTACAAACGCCGAACGGCCAAAGAACGTATCGAGTTGTTTAAAACAGCCAATCAGGACGTATTATTGTCTTTGCTTCCCGTGTTGGACGATTTTGACAGAGCTTTATCCGAAATCAAAAAAACGGATGACAATATTTTGATTCAAGGAGTAGAATTGATTCAAGAAAAATTAAAAAATACTTTGGTATCCAAAGGATTAGAGCAAGTAGATATTAATGCTGGAGATACTTTCGACGTCGATTTTGCTGAAGCCATTACTCAAATTCCTGCTCCCTCTCCTGAAATGAAAGGAAAAATTGTTGATGTAATAGAAAAAGGTTACAAATTGGGTGACAAAATTATCCGTTTCCCAAAAGTGGTAATCGGAAATTAA
- the dnaJ gene encoding molecular chaperone DnaJ codes for MKKDFYEILGISKGADAAEIKKAYRKKAIEFHPDKNPGNAVAEENFKAAAEAYEVLSDPQKKAKYDQYGHQAFDGSGGFGGGHGGMNMDDIFSQFGDIFGSAFGGGGGFGGGGGQRRVKGTNLRIKVKLTLEEIANGVEKKVKVKRKVQAKGVSYKTCSTCNGQGQVMRVTNTILGRMQSASTCPTCGGSGQILDKKPSEADSQGMVMEDETVTIKIPAGVVDGMQLKVSNKGNDAPGNSVPGDLIVAIEEIEHEFLKREGENLHYDLYISFSEAVLGISKDISAVNGKVRIKLDEGIQSGKILRLKGKGIPNINGYGNGDLLVHVNVWTPKTLNKEQKQFFENNLENENFIPHPEKSDKSFFEKVKDMFS; via the coding sequence ATGAAAAAAGATTTTTACGAAATACTTGGCATTTCTAAAGGTGCTGATGCTGCCGAAATTAAAAAAGCTTACCGAAAAAAAGCAATCGAGTTTCATCCCGATAAAAATCCGGGTAACGCTGTGGCTGAAGAAAATTTTAAAGCTGCTGCAGAAGCTTATGAAGTACTGAGTGATCCGCAGAAAAAAGCCAAATACGATCAATATGGACACCAAGCTTTTGATGGTTCGGGAGGTTTTGGCGGTGGTCACGGCGGTATGAATATGGACGATATTTTCAGTCAATTTGGCGATATCTTCGGAAGCGCTTTTGGCGGTGGCGGAGGTTTTGGCGGAGGCGGAGGACAACGTCGTGTCAAAGGAACTAATCTGCGAATTAAAGTGAAACTGACACTAGAAGAAATTGCCAATGGTGTCGAGAAGAAAGTGAAAGTAAAGCGAAAAGTTCAAGCCAAAGGAGTTTCTTATAAAACGTGCTCTACTTGTAACGGTCAAGGTCAAGTTATGCGGGTGACCAATACGATTTTAGGTAGAATGCAATCGGCTTCCACTTGTCCAACTTGTGGTGGGTCGGGTCAAATATTAGACAAAAAACCTTCTGAAGCTGATTCGCAAGGAATGGTTATGGAAGACGAAACAGTAACCATAAAAATCCCTGCTGGTGTGGTTGACGGTATGCAACTTAAAGTTTCCAACAAAGGAAATGACGCTCCGGGCAATAGCGTTCCAGGCGATTTAATAGTCGCTATCGAAGAAATTGAGCACGAATTCTTGAAACGCGAAGGTGAAAATTTGCATTACGATTTATATATCAGTTTCTCGGAGGCGGTTCTTGGAATTTCTAAAGATATTTCGGCTGTCAACGGAAAGGTGAGAATAAAATTAGACGAAGGTATTCAATCTGGAAAAATCCTGAGATTAAAAGGGAAAGGAATTCCAAATATTAATGGATATGGCAACGGAGATTTGTTGGTACACGTAAATGTTTGGACCCCAAAAACGCTCAATAAAGAGCAAAAACAGTTTTTTGAAAACAATCTCGAAAACGAAAATTTTATTCCACATCCTGAAAAAAGCGACAAATCCTTTTTCGAAAAAGTGAAAGATATGTTTTCATAA
- a CDS encoding reprolysin-like metallopeptidase translates to MKRITYLSLLLIIIIFQFSAAQSINNWTLKNTSETSKARVKIDPKNIPSKYQILTLDFKSLKSNFKKATINTTGKKTNTPLLMDFPKEDGTMETFSVEKISVLHPDLEAKYPEIQSFYGVSTKNELNKIYISISPSGFNGLITGEKSIYIDPIERNNTIDYIVYNKKDYTKNRQDVFTCGADMPTDVMPELSKAKTTSTAKTTNVIDGKIRTYRLAVACTSEYTAYYGNTVAGALAAINTTITRVNSVFKTDLGIQFQVVSGNDRLIYRNNVNIDASPDPDPYDNYDGSQMLGANTANITGLLGVGAYDIGHAFSTGGGGIASLSVPCAASTKGQGVTGIVTPQFDQFDIGYVAHEMGHQFGATHTQSNSCQNSAASSMEPGSGTTIMSYAGICPPNIQADADAYFHAYSIQQMTVTVNANTCEVETLTGNNEPVITAVPDRTIPKSTPFILTGIATDTDAGDAARLTYCWEQMDAASSGNVAPVSTSTTKPTFRSIIPTLSPARTFPNLNDIISNTTPTWEVLPSVGRTLNFRLTVRDNNPIGGQTNQDNVAVTVGTAGPFIVTAPNTSVIWYVGTSQTVTWNVASTNTATYSVNVNIKLSTDGGLTYPITLLSNTPNDGTQAITVPNNIGKNNRIKVEAAANIFFDISNANFEIKANTFDLTSTQPTVSVCKPSNAVYTLNYTPAPGFAETTTFSAVGLPVGAIATFVPTTRSTAGTVTMTVSGIANVATGSYSFNANGTSTNANINLPLTLKVFDNNIANVTLTSPTNGAANQQTSVLLQWGAIASASSYIVEVAASPTFAAILETATVTTNSYQTASLTSGTINYWRVRPLNSCVTGANSETFVFQIASDFCKTYTNKYYENNDFTWELNSTNAVSARMDVPDNIIVSKVSFYVKATHASLADIKMQFSGPTGIFAEIYNRDCTGANIDVHFDDAGTTAPTCSGTTPAMSGTQQASQSLSKFNGTSSLGTWVLLATDRGANTSGGTFTDFQVSICGKLQIVNNITLANNSLSVVQGASASITQAQLGATQPAATTAQLIYTVTKLPINGILKRNNIAMAVGGTFTQADLNNNLISYTNNGTNANPDSFKFSISGINLALLGGQTYNISVSALICTAPTPNVSNLPDVNAQCSVTPAVPAATSNCYGTITATTATVFPITTQGTTVVTWTYNDGHGNTSVQTQNIIVNNTMSAAIAGTASVCSGTNSNIQVTIIGGVSPYTVVYTNGTSNFTVSNYTSGSAIIVAPTLTTTYTLVSVTSAEGCLSPTNSGSAVLSIDSTTWNGSAWSNGAPTGTKSVLISGDYSQATNINACSLTVNNNAVVSIPSGYNVTLNGALTVSSGSFTLNNNANLIQTSNVANSGNIIVKRNSSALMRLDYTAWSSPVTNNASLFLQSFSPATTVNRFYGYDTSTNLYTAIASPSTTNFALGKGYLIRMPNTHPTTPTIWNGSFIGVPNNGVIPFTMTNGGVGKRFNLVGNPYPSPISMTQFVADNNTKITGTLYFWRKTNGLSNPTYSTWTNGVFASNGGAQVVDPLGIIQTGQGFFVEALNSSTSVTFNNGQRIANNANQFFKTKEIERSTIWLNATSATGNFSQMAVSYTTNATQGVDEYDGKYYNDGAIALNSILDNSDYVIQGRALPFDGSDEVPLSFTAANAGEYSISIDHVDGLFAGNQDIILNDSETGTETDLKTGSYTFTAAAGQSNTRFTLKYQKTLGINAQVFDENSIVVFKNNGSIHIKSNNTAIDNVQLFDVRGRLMIEKSKVNSNETSIESARFANEVLIVKITSADKKVVNKKIAN, encoded by the coding sequence ATGAAAAGAATTACTTATTTATCGTTATTGTTAATAATAATCATTTTTCAGTTTTCGGCTGCGCAATCCATTAATAATTGGACTTTAAAAAACACATCAGAAACTTCAAAAGCGAGGGTTAAAATAGACCCAAAAAACATTCCCAGTAAATACCAGATTTTAACCTTAGATTTTAAATCTTTAAAATCAAATTTTAAAAAAGCAACCATAAATACTACTGGCAAAAAAACGAATACCCCATTGCTAATGGATTTCCCTAAGGAGGATGGCACAATGGAAACTTTTAGTGTAGAAAAAATTAGTGTTTTACATCCTGATTTAGAAGCTAAATATCCAGAAATCCAATCTTTCTATGGCGTCAGCACTAAAAACGAACTGAATAAAATCTACATAAGTATTTCCCCAAGTGGGTTCAACGGATTAATAACAGGAGAAAAATCTATTTATATAGATCCTATTGAAAGAAACAATACGATTGATTATATTGTCTATAACAAAAAAGATTATACTAAAAATCGTCAAGATGTATTTACTTGTGGTGCAGATATGCCTACTGATGTTATGCCTGAATTATCGAAGGCTAAAACTACTAGTACCGCTAAAACGACTAATGTAATCGATGGTAAAATAAGAACCTATCGCCTCGCCGTTGCCTGTACCTCAGAATATACCGCATACTATGGCAACACTGTTGCGGGAGCATTGGCCGCAATAAACACCACTATTACCCGTGTGAATAGTGTGTTCAAAACGGATTTAGGTATTCAATTTCAGGTTGTTTCTGGTAATGATCGATTGATTTATAGAAACAATGTCAATATCGACGCTTCACCGGATCCAGATCCGTATGATAATTACGATGGATCACAGATGCTTGGAGCAAATACTGCAAATATTACTGGTTTACTTGGAGTTGGAGCTTACGATATAGGTCACGCCTTCAGCACTGGTGGCGGCGGAATTGCCTCACTATCTGTTCCGTGTGCCGCTAGTACCAAAGGACAAGGTGTTACTGGAATTGTAACGCCACAATTTGACCAGTTTGATATAGGTTATGTAGCTCACGAAATGGGCCATCAGTTTGGCGCTACACATACCCAAAGCAATTCGTGTCAAAATTCGGCCGCATCATCTATGGAACCAGGTAGTGGCACAACAATTATGTCCTACGCCGGAATTTGTCCGCCAAATATTCAAGCGGATGCAGATGCTTACTTTCATGCCTACAGTATTCAACAAATGACTGTAACTGTTAATGCAAACACCTGTGAAGTTGAAACTCTCACTGGTAATAATGAACCTGTAATAACTGCTGTTCCAGATCGTACAATCCCAAAATCAACCCCTTTTATTTTGACTGGAATTGCTACTGATACCGATGCTGGAGATGCTGCCAGACTAACCTATTGTTGGGAACAAATGGACGCTGCAAGTTCTGGTAATGTAGCGCCAGTTTCTACAAGTACAACCAAACCTACTTTTAGGTCGATTATTCCAACACTTTCGCCGGCAAGAACGTTTCCGAATCTTAACGATATCATAAGCAATACAACGCCCACTTGGGAAGTTTTGCCCAGTGTAGGACGAACATTAAATTTCAGATTAACCGTCAGGGATAATAACCCAATAGGTGGCCAAACGAACCAGGATAATGTAGCTGTTACCGTTGGTACTGCTGGTCCATTTATTGTAACCGCTCCAAATACATCGGTTATATGGTATGTTGGAACATCACAAACTGTAACTTGGAATGTTGCTAGCACAAATACTGCTACTTACTCCGTAAATGTCAATATCAAATTATCAACCGATGGCGGTTTAACGTATCCAATAACACTGCTATCCAACACACCAAATGATGGAACGCAAGCCATTACAGTTCCTAACAATATTGGCAAAAATAATAGAATTAAAGTAGAGGCTGCCGCCAATATTTTCTTTGATATATCTAATGCAAATTTCGAAATTAAAGCAAACACTTTTGATTTGACTAGCACACAACCAACTGTTTCTGTATGTAAACCATCTAATGCTGTTTATACATTAAATTATACGCCTGCGCCAGGTTTTGCGGAAACAACAACATTTTCAGCCGTTGGTTTACCCGTTGGAGCGATTGCTACTTTTGTACCAACTACTAGAAGTACAGCAGGGACGGTTACAATGACTGTGTCTGGTATAGCAAATGTTGCAACAGGTAGTTATTCATTTAATGCAAATGGCACATCGACAAATGCCAATATCAATTTACCATTAACACTAAAAGTATTTGATAACAACATTGCAAACGTAACATTGACTTCGCCAACAAACGGAGCTGCGAATCAACAAACTTCAGTTTTATTACAATGGGGAGCAATAGCCAGCGCATCATCTTATATTGTAGAAGTAGCCGCTAGTCCAACTTTTGCAGCAATTCTAGAAACAGCAACAGTTACGACCAACTCCTATCAAACCGCTAGTTTAACATCAGGAACAATTAATTATTGGAGGGTTAGACCTTTGAATTCCTGTGTAACTGGAGCAAATTCAGAAACATTTGTATTTCAAATTGCTAGTGATTTTTGCAAAACTTATACGAACAAATATTATGAAAATAATGACTTTACTTGGGAACTTAACTCGACAAATGCTGTAAGTGCGAGAATGGATGTTCCAGATAATATTATTGTCAGCAAAGTAAGTTTTTATGTAAAAGCGACACACGCTTCGCTGGCAGATATAAAAATGCAATTTAGTGGTCCTACTGGTATTTTTGCAGAAATCTACAATAGAGATTGTACTGGAGCTAATATTGATGTCCATTTTGATGATGCTGGAACTACGGCACCAACTTGTAGTGGAACTACTCCAGCTATGAGTGGAACACAACAAGCGAGTCAATCCTTGAGTAAATTCAATGGTACAAGTTCCTTAGGCACTTGGGTTTTATTAGCTACAGATAGAGGTGCAAATACTTCTGGAGGAACATTTACAGACTTTCAAGTATCTATTTGTGGAAAATTGCAAATTGTAAATAATATTACCCTAGCTAATAATTCACTAAGCGTCGTTCAAGGTGCCTCTGCGAGCATCACACAAGCACAATTAGGAGCGACACAACCTGCGGCTACTACAGCGCAATTAATCTATACGGTTACTAAACTACCTATAAACGGAATTTTAAAACGCAATAATATTGCAATGGCTGTAGGTGGAACTTTTACGCAAGCAGACCTCAATAACAACCTAATAAGTTACACCAACAATGGAACAAATGCGAATCCAGATAGTTTTAAATTTTCAATCAGCGGTATTAACCTAGCTCTTTTAGGTGGGCAAACCTACAATATTAGCGTAAGCGCTCTTATTTGCACAGCGCCAACCCCTAATGTTAGTAATTTACCTGATGTAAATGCCCAATGCTCAGTAACTCCAGCGGTGCCAGCGGCCACAAGTAATTGTTACGGCACTATCACTGCAACTACAGCAACCGTATTTCCAATAACCACACAAGGCACAACTGTAGTCACCTGGACTTATAATGATGGACACGGAAATACATCTGTACAGACCCAAAATATCATTGTAAACAATACCATGTCAGCTGCTATTGCTGGAACTGCATCCGTTTGTTCAGGAACTAATTCGAATATACAAGTAACAATTATTGGCGGTGTTTCACCATATACTGTGGTTTACACCAATGGCACTAGCAATTTTACCGTTAGCAACTATACCAGCGGATCTGCCATTATTGTTGCTCCAACATTGACTACTACCTATACATTGGTCTCTGTAACTAGCGCCGAGGGATGCTTGAGCCCCACAAATAGCGGCTCTGCGGTTTTATCGATTGATAGTACTACCTGGAACGGTTCGGCTTGGTCTAATGGAGCTCCCACCGGCACGAAATCAGTCTTAATATCAGGCGATTATAGCCAGGCTACAAATATCAATGCTTGTTCTTTGACTGTAAATAATAACGCTGTTGTTAGTATTCCGTCTGGATATAACGTAACTTTAAATGGTGCTTTAACCGTTAGTTCAGGAAGTTTTACTTTGAATAATAATGCCAATTTGATACAAACTTCGAATGTTGCCAATTCAGGAAATATTATTGTAAAAAGAAATAGTTCAGCACTAATGCGTCTGGATTACACTGCGTGGTCATCACCTGTCACTAATAATGCGAGCTTATTTTTACAATCTTTTTCTCCGGCAACGACTGTAAATAGATTTTATGGCTATGATACATCAACCAATTTGTACACTGCTATTGCAAGTCCTTCAACCACTAATTTTGCGCTTGGAAAAGGCTATTTAATCCGTATGCCGAACACACACCCAACTACGCCAACAATATGGAACGGAAGCTTTATAGGGGTTCCTAATAATGGAGTGATTCCGTTCACGATGACTAATGGAGGGGTGGGAAAAAGATTTAATTTAGTTGGAAATCCGTATCCTTCTCCCATAAGTATGACTCAATTTGTTGCTGATAATAATACCAAAATTACGGGCACTTTATATTTCTGGAGAAAAACAAATGGATTATCGAATCCAACCTATTCCACTTGGACTAATGGAGTATTTGCTTCTAACGGAGGAGCCCAAGTTGTGGACCCGCTTGGCATAATTCAAACTGGACAAGGGTTTTTTGTTGAAGCTTTAAATTCTTCGACCTCAGTTACTTTCAATAACGGACAGCGAATTGCTAATAATGCCAATCAATTCTTCAAAACAAAAGAAATCGAAAGAAGTACGATATGGTTAAATGCGACTAGCGCAACTGGTAATTTTTCGCAAATGGCTGTAAGTTATACGACTAATGCGACTCAGGGCGTCGATGAATATGACGGAAAATATTATAACGATGGAGCAATTGCTTTAAATTCGATACTGGACAATTCTGATTATGTTATCCAAGGACGAGCCTTGCCATTTGATGGATCCGATGAAGTACCCTTGAGTTTTACTGCAGCGAATGCTGGTGAATATTCGATAAGTATTGACCATGTAGACGGTTTATTTGCAGGAAATCAAGATATCATTCTGAACGATAGCGAAACTGGAACAGAAACTGATTTGAAAACAGGCTCATATACATTTACAGCAGCAGCGGGACAATCGAACACAAGATTCACCTTGAAATACCAAAAAACATTGGGAATCAACGCGCAAGTTTTCGATGAAAATAGCATTGTGGTTTTCAAAAACAACGGTTCTATCCATATCAAATCAAATAATACAGCAATAGATAATGTGCAACTTTTTGATGTCAGAGGACGATTAATGATCGAAAAATCGAAAGTAAATTCAAACGAAACTAGTATTGAAAGCGCACGATTTGCAAATGAGGTTTTAATTGTAAAAATCACTTCAGCAGACAAGAAAGTCGTAAACAAGAAAATTGCAAATTAA